A genome region from Clupea harengus chromosome 7, Ch_v2.0.2, whole genome shotgun sequence includes the following:
- the LOC122133033 gene encoding mucin-5AC-like — MCTVTVTPPPDAITAPTIPDTSSASSVTVATDASATVTSSISVDAGPIPTVTDTTTVATYGAPSAMTTTQMANTLTVVLATDVASPTTSVPPRDIDTVADAIPVATEVAPLTTAGPTGAGTSPLGNMVSQATDTPAATDPVLQASTVGPSTASTLPQSTAAGSQSTDVAPAPTDAVSPATVPVPIATDTVLPVTDALPPPTNTAVPVTTIAPIATNTIPVATTFPIATDSAIVTDAVLVVTDAVPVATDAVPSATDMALPATDAAPQATNDAVPSATDAAPQATDDAPQATDAAPQATDAVPQATDAAPQATDDVPQATDAVPQATDAAPQATDAAPQATDAAPQATDAVPSATDAVPSATDAVPSATDAVPSATDAAPQATDAAAPAIDPVPPATDVVTPAVPEAPAPDMVESGGGKDGAGREANNSESTASNKEEEKSVTGNSEKSNETPGNRGESREAKEEVKESKKKKKEKNIDKKDFEKKGILLVVGAFVCVSCVCVCGLCSSQAKAQEQQIDFSPVPRVSVLAVLLSSQLRSQTRHV; from the exons ATGTGCACAGTTACAGTAACGCCGCCTCCTGACGCCATCACTGCACCAACCATCCCAGACACCTCATCAGCAAGCTCAGTCACTGTGGCAACGGATGCAAGTGCTACGGTGACCAGCTCCATTTCTGTGGATGCTGGACCGATTCCCACAGTAACCGACACGACCACGGTGGCAACTTATGGGGCACCTTCAGCAATGACAACCACTCAGATGGCGAACACTTTGACCGTCGTCCTAGCAACGGATGTGGCTAGCCCGACGACCAGCGTTCCTCCAAGAGACATAGACACAGTGGCTGATGCTATTCCTGTTGCAACTGAAGTGGCTCCCCTAACAACGGCTGGTCCTACAGGAGCTGGTACCTCTCCTCTAGGAAACATGGTTTCCCAGGCAACTGATACTCCTGCAGCCACTGACCCAGTGCTCCAGGCATCCACGGTTGGGCCTTCCACAGCCAGCACTCTTCCTCAGTCTACAGCTGCTGGTTCCCAGTCTACTGATGTTGCGCCTGCACCAACAGATGCTGTTTCCCCTGCAACTGTTCCTGTTCCCATAGCAACTGATACTGTCCTTCCAGTAACCGATGCCCTTCCACCCCCAACTAATACTGCTGTACCAGTAACCACCATTGCTCCCATAGCAACCAACACGATTCCTGTTGCAACGACCTTTCCCATAGCAACTGATAGTGCTATAGTAACAGATGCTGTTCTTGTAGTAACAGATGCTGTTCCTGTAGCAACGGATGCTGTTCCTTCTGCAACTGACATGGCTCTGCCAGCAACTGATGCTGCTCCTCAGGCAACCAATGATGCTGTTCCTTCAGCAACTGATGCTGCTCCTCAGGCAACCGATGATGCTCCTCAGGCAACTGATGCTGCTCCTCAGGCAACTGATGCTGTTCCTCAGGCAACTGATGCTGCTCCTCAGGCAACTGATGATGTTCCTCAGGCAACTGATGCTGTTCCTCAGGCAACTGATGCTGCTCCTCAGGCAACCGATGCTGCTCCTCAGGCAACCGATGCTGCTCCTCAGGCAACTGATGCTGTTCCTTCAGCAACTGATGCTGTTCCTTCAGCAACTGATGCTGTTCCTTCAGCAACCGATGCTGTTCCTTCAGCAACTGATGCTGCCCCTCAGGCAACCGATGCTGCTGCCCCAGCAATCGATCCTGTTCCTCCGGCGACAGATGTCGTTACACCTGCTGTACCTGAAGCCCCAGCCCCAGACATGGTGGAATCAGgtggagggaaggatggagcGGGAAGAGAAGCGAACAACTCAGAAAGCACCGCTTCaaataaagaggaagagaaatcaG TTACTGGCAACAGTGAGAAGAGCAATGAAACTCCAGGCAACAGGGGCGAGAGCAGGGAGGCCaaagaggaagtgaaagagagcaaaaaaaaaaagaaagagaaaaatattgaTAAGAAAGACTTTGAGAAAAAAGGTATTCTGCTAGTAGttggtgcttttgtgtgtgtttcgtgtgtgtgtgtgtgtggcttgtgttCTTCCCAGGCGAAGGCACAAGAACAGCAAATAGACTTCAGCCCAGTCCCCCGTGTCTCAGTATTAgcagtcctcctctcctctcaactccGTTCGCAGACACGGCATGTGTGA